Proteins encoded by one window of Anopheles maculipalpis chromosome 2RL, idAnoMacuDA_375_x, whole genome shotgun sequence:
- the LOC126568046 gene encoding sorting nexin-8-like has translation MLVVVVETDFRQPPLTASLLTTPSSRTMSPDTVVSDAATSIAMREVSGASGNPRQSPFESADNLGDSTFINGSTTSTNGLLLHPWNGTIPDLSRSPSVGDTFVSAAASSDLPYPSSFSDDSTDDSESGPDEEVVYDVPEQRIPPFAYITTATITLSGANNNSIDPADVTGSRRVPPTADGASNRFGSTGPVLASESTPDTLLQQGGALSPGQGPSSSSATTSVSVSLGSGADESSERELNESHVSVKIVPEKKGIFLKHSEYEIKLKGVEKTVRRRYKDFVTLHRYLAEKYPYRLLPALPPKQLMLDSLLEERRRGLQTWLIIVSLHPVLGSSPIVGTFLRDTTTDHQYRLRVAYEKQMDELVRLRPDATLPEVDVDTLAESRTRLCRVQHSIGRLKQLFDRRLCHSRCQPAECAEIEGILQSCDLREVFNADGTLEDMSTGEQLVAKQYERYVLVQQRAVTERLDVLLEVLHAHSELCERIEKTIMSDQQRALAKSAGGVVGSSSSVRTKSKAPNIHQSTTTPQIEASDFKHLARRSAFAFSCAQAETLLAERYLQSLPSILLSYAHEEQQHHQKMSKIWHRLVVSESSRLD, from the exons ATgcttgtcgttgttgttgagaCGGATTTTCGTCAACCCCCCCTAACAGCATCCCTACTCACCACACCCTCCTCCAGAACGATGTCTCCGGACACTGTCGTCTCGGATGCTGCCACCTCCATTGCTATGCGAGAAGTGTCGGGAGCTTCAGGCAATCCCCGACAATCCCCCTTCGAATCCGCGGACAATCTCGGCGATAGTACCTTCATTAATGGTTCGACCACCTCGACCAACGGTTTGCTGCTGCATCCCTGGAATGGTACCATCCCGGACCTTTCCAGGTCACCCTCGGTAGGCGATACGTTTGTGTCTGCGGCAGCCTCATCCGATCTGCCTTATCCTTCCTCATTCTCCGACGACAGTACGGATGATTCGGAATCCGGTCCGGATGAGGAAGTGGTATACGACGTACCGGAGCAAAGGATTCCTCCCTTTGCGTACATAACTACCGCCACCATTACGCTCAGTGGCGCCAATAATAATTCGATCGATCCGGCAGATGTAACAGGATCGCGTCGAGTTCCACCGACAGCTGACGGGGCCTCCAATCGATTCGGTTCAACCGGTCCCGTACTGGCAAGTGAAAGCACACCAGATACGCTTCTACAGCAGGGAGGAGCACTTTCACCAGGTCAAGGCCCATCTTCGTCATCAGCAACGACGTCTGTTTCGGTGTCGCTCGGTTCCGGTG CCGATGAATCATCCGAGCGGGAGCTAAACGAATCCCATGTCAGTGTAAAGATAGTCCCGGAGAAAAAAGGAATCTTTCTAAAGCATTCCGAGTATGAG atcaAGCTAAAAGGCGTCGAAAAAACGGTACGGCGGCGGTATAAAGATTTCGTCACACTCCATCGGTATCTGGCGGAGAAGTATCCATATCG ACTACTTCCAGCCCTTCCGCCAAAGCAATTGATGCTAGACTCACTACTCGAGGAACGCCGCCGAGGGCTTCAGACATGGCTTATCATCGTTTCGCTTCATCCCGTACTGGGAAGCTCACCGATCGTCGGTACCTTTCTGCGCGataccaccaccgaccatcaGTACCGGTTGCGTGTGGCGTACGAGAAGCAGATGGACGAGCTGGTCCGATTACGACCCGATGCAACCCTACCCGAGGTGGATGTCGACACGCTTGCTGAATCGCGAACACGTTTGTGCCGCGTTCAGCATAGCATTGGACGGTTGAAGCAACTGTTCGATCGACGGTTGTGTCACTCCCGGTGTCAACCAGCGGAATGTGCCGAAATTGAGGGTATTTTGCAGAGTTGTGATTTGCGGGAAGTATTTAACGCGGATGGAACGCTCGAGGATATGTCGACGGGTGAGCAGCTTGTTGCGAAACAGTATGAGCGCTATGTGCTGGTACAGCAACGTGCCGTCACGGAGCGGTTGgatgtgttgctggaggtgTTGCATGCTCATAG CGAGCTGTGTGAACGGATTGAAAAAACCATAATGTCGGATCAGCAGCGAGCTTTGGCAAAGTCTGCAGGAGGAGTAGTCGGTAGTTCTAGCAGTGTTCGTACCAAATCCAAAGCCCCTAACATTCATCAAAGCACTACTACTCCG CAAATCGAGGCTTCCGACTTCAAACACCTGGCTCGTCGTTCCGCATTCGCTTTTAGCTGTGCCCAGGCCGAAACACTGCTAGCGGAACGATATCTACAATCTTTACCTTCGATACTACTTTCATACGCACACGAGGAGCAACAGCACCATCAGAAG ATGTCGAAGATATGGCATCGGTTAGTGGTTAGCGAGTCTAGCCGGCTCGACTAA
- the LOC126567841 gene encoding mucin-19 → MDPADIGKHPDLIKKAQSDISQCDVLVCGRCHSVFHLIELFREHKENEPDCKRSSSSTLHNCDEAQAKVWAFLLWKSAQRQATGEEKNTGPNNSWKLYQTWVKLEESVRDTWIVAGKTIQSFSKTGAGSLQEMPVKITKTILEPQNEAQDKANAQNRFTPAVRKMGDGKPATTPVGDAKNRIVVGAQAGIAKKTDGTTSVKPSTAATSGTGAATAGTPATGRRSFATRTHPKTGACSEEEVEKILAKRFSPIIKMHEYLVKWAKMLNDQNTWEPLTHLHSCQSILEHFEVQLAKQKEQRAATAARALQMQRQEKGGTGGTTTGTGTTTTTTTTTAGGGSSIANQLRPIRTSKASAMDRVKQWTAGNRSPGDSADDITSGQAGKRKLDESESDAPNDTDGGVDSAKKLRTDSTSAVSEALTKVSQTGNVKIVSVSAAGAGGASSSIVKSTMNGTVATHAKDGSSAEVVIIKSPKDGIASGISKRSPGQQLVVGGGTGGTTGAITARLSPRSVGEAAKVKIISKSEVSGGGGGGVHGIFKVKSEPTGSSPQSSAPKATVTSASSGTTTTHHPPSRPITIATGASTTDSSGVTTRIIRRNIDGTEQLVKQTIRKTPRLVPFSPGQQPQQQQQRLAGDPGSKPTVYPSSTRLPKPAPSAVMGGQQRTTASPRVISTSQPKPTVSRFVSSASGTPGTVVRTSTMTRTVGGSASSEQKINALRRQGVNVVKRVITSSTVAGGKKAIGNEEEESEPMTDGFSSNISIPAPPSPPRAMTLCPVTGKVLAQAEGEPTPVPSPEAEPEDKKGGDLVKQESVATANTASSSEQATAEGEQMVVATGGDQTDTQVQQLLTNEDGTPILVAGEDGTVYQVAGKNAEGQTILIAQGSDGEQSCVLVASQEGEEDGAGGAGGVLTLDAAVSEAVAVPQEGQEMTEEQAAQYQQSVDTNQELTISTEDSQDTQITAEVVQADQPSPGGTRRVVLLLPDGSFMMTEVNDEQYQSLNLVN, encoded by the exons atggATCCGGCCGATATAGGGAAGCATCCGGATCTGATAAAAAAAGCCCAGTCCGATATATCGCAATGTGATGTGCTGGTGTGTGGACGTTGCCATTCCGTGTTCCATTTGATCGAGCTGTTCCGGGAACACAAGGAGAATGAGCCGGACTGTAAGCGATCGTCCAGCTCGACGCTGCACAACTGTGACGAGGCGCAGGCAAAGGTGTGGGCCTTTCTGCTGTGGAAATCGGCCCAGCGTCAAGCGACCGGAGAGGAGAAAAATACCGGACCAAACAATTCGTGGAAGCTGTACCAAACGTGGGTGAAGTTGGAGGAGTCCGTGCGTGATACGTGGATTGTGGCTGGTAAAACCATTCAATCGTTCTCGAAG ACCGGAGCTGGAAGTCTTCAGGAAATGCCagtaaaaattacaaaaacgaTTCTTGAGCCGCAAAACGAAGCGCAGGATAAAG CAAATGCTCAGAACCGCTTTACGCCAGCGGTACGCAAGATGGGAGACGGTAAACCAGCCACCACCCCGGTAGGCGACGCGAAAAATCGTATCGTCGTAGGTGCTCAGGCGGGAATCGCGAAGAAAACGGACGGTACCACCTCGGTAAAACCTTCCACTGCAGCAACCTCCGGCACGGGTGCCGCCACCGCAGGCACACCCGCCACCGGGCGACGTTCGTTTGCCACCCGCACCCACCCCAAAACCGGTGCCTGTTCCGAAGAGGAGGTGGAAAAAATTCTAGCCAAACGTTTCAGTCCCATCATCAAGATGCACGAGTATCTGGTAAAGTGGGCCAAAATGTTGAACGATCAAAATACCTGGGAACCGTTAACGCATCTCCACTCGTGCCAAAGCATACTGGAGCATTTCGAGGTACAGCTGGCCAAGCAGAAGGAACAGCGTGCCGCAACGGCAGCCCGCGCCTTACAGATGCAGCGGCAGGAGAAGGGAGGAACCGGTGGTACGACTACCGGTACTGGAACAACGACCacaactaccaccaccacagccGGTGGTGGTTCTTCGATCGCAAATCAATTGCGCCCGATCCGCACCTCGAAAGCAAGCGCAATGGATCGTGTAAAGCAGTGGACGGCCGGTAATCGATCGCCGGGAGATTCCGCGGACGATATCACCAGCGGACAGGCCGGAAAGCGTAAGCTGGATGAATCCGAGTCCGACGCACCGAACGATACCGATGGTGGTGTGGATTCAGCGAAAAAACTGCGAACCGATTCCACTTCCGCCGTTAGCGAGGCACTGACGAAGGTGTCCCAAACGGGCAACGTAAAAATCGTGTCCGTTTCGGCAGCGGGTGCGGGTGGTGCGTCGTCGAGTATTGTAAAATCCACCATGAACGGTACGGTAGCGACTCATGCGAAGGATGGCAGTTCGGCCGAGGTTGTCATCATAAAATCGCCCAAAGACGGTATCGCTAGCGGAATAAGTAAACGATCACCCGGACAGCAGTTGGTTGTGGGTGGGGGCACCGGCGGTACGACAGGGGCCATCACGGCGCGCCTATCGCCACGCAGTGTCGGCGAAGCGGCCAAGGTAAAGATCATCTCGAAGTCGGAAgtgagtggtggtggtggtggtggtgtgcacGGAATATTCAAAGTCAAATCCGAACCGACCGGTTCTTCCCCACAGAGCTCGGCCCCGAAAGCGACTGTAACGTCGGCATCTTCCGGTACAACAACGACCCATCATCCGCCGTCTCGTCCGATTACCATCGCGACCGGCGCTTCCACGACGGATTCGTCCGGAGTTACGACACGCATCATACGTCGGAACATCGACGGTACGGAGCAGCTGGTAAAGCAGACCATCCGCAAAACGCCCAGGTTGGTTCCGTTCTCGCCCgggcagcagccgcagcaacagcagcaacgtcTTGCTGGAGATCCCGGCTCGAAGCCGACAGTTTATCCTTCTTCCACTCGGCTGCCTAAACCAGCCCCTTCGGCAGTTATGGGCGGTCAGCAGCGAACGACAGCCTCCCCACGGGTCATTTCAACTTCCCAACCAAAACCAACCGTGAGTCGGTTCGTATCATCCGCTTCCGGCACACCCGGTACGGTGGTCCGCACATCCACCATGACCCGTACCGTCGGTGGCAGCGCCTCGTCCGAGCAGAAGATTAACGCACTACGCCGACAAGGCGTAAATGTGGTGAAGCGTGTCATCACATCCAGTACGGTGGCCGGTGGCAAAAAGGCTATTGGCAATGAGGAGGAAGAGTCTGAACCGATGACCGATGGATTCTCGTCCAATATTTCAATTCCTGCTCCACCAAGTCCACCGCGTGCGATGACCCTCTGCCCGGTAACGGGTAAAGTACTCGCACAGGCAGAAGGTGAACCCACACCCGTTCCCAGCCCGGAAGCGGAACCGGAAGATAAAAAAGGAGGGGACTTGGTGAAGCAGGAATCGGTCGCAACCGCCAACACTGCGTCCTCCTCGGAGCAAGCTACCGCCGAAGGTGAGCAGATGGTAGTGGCAACCGGTGGCGATCAGACGGACACACAGGTTCAGCAACTACTGACGAACGAGGACGGTACACCGATACTGGTGGCGGGTGAGGATGGTACCGTGTATCAGGTGGCGGGCAAGAACGCCGAAGGCCAAACGATACTGATCGCGCAAGGTTCGGATGGGGAGCAGAGTTGTGTGTTGGTTGCATCGCAGGAGGGCGAGGAAGATGGGGCAGGTGGTGCGGGAGGAGTGCTGACGCTGGATGCAGCCGTTTCGGAAGCTGTTGCCGTACCGCAGGAG GGCCAGGAGATGACGGAAGAGCAGGCGGCACAGTATCAGCAGTCCGTCGATACCAACCAGGAGTTGACGATTTCGACCGAAGATTCGCAAGACACACAAATTACGGCCGAGGTTGTGCAAGCCGATCAACCGTCGCCTG GCGGTACCAGGCGGGTCGTTCTCCTCCTTCCCGATGGCAGCTTCATGATGACGGAGGTTAATGACGAACAGTATCAATCATTAAATCTGGTtaactaa